The genomic region GTCATCACGCAGCAACCTAGCCCTTACTGCATCATTCGTGATTCCACACACAACTCGGTCGCGTATCAATGTATCAGTCAGTTGCGCGAATTCACAAGATTTCGCTTTCACACGCAAATCTGTAACGTATGTGTCAATTGACTCACCCGGTTGCTGATTTCTTTTATTAAATACGTGCCTTTCGTATGTTACATTTTTCCGTGGGTTACAGTATTTCTCAAGTTGTTCCAAAATCTTCCCCAGTTTTTTGTCATCGCCTGCTGTATCCCATTTGAATGTATTGTACACTTCAACTACCTCCGGGCCTGCCACGTGTAGCAGAGTCATGGATTGCACTGCATCATCCTTCTTACCCAGGTCGGTAGCTATGGAATAAATTTCAAAACTCTGTCTGAAACGGCGAAAGTTCTCTGCCATgttcccctgtagggacattgGACTTGGTGGGGTCAACTTGTCCATACTGTTGATTCTGACACCATATAAGATTCACTTGGAAAGGCTATTCGGTAAATGAAGAGGCTTAAGAGATGGCTGCCAGTGTACGAGTGGTCTTTATTGTCAAGCACAGTATAAGTAGTGGCGCTATACCAGAACCacaatacatttatataatattgtGATAGGAGCCttatttgatttgggggggctgtaacgacttgcccgaaaaatgtaacGAAAATTTTTcacgcgctacgcgcgcgtttaACCTCtgaatgtgcatatcatatacgCATttatcagttattacatcacatgccaataactgATGAATGCCTAAATGACATGCACAATAAGGTGTACAAAGCGCGCAGAATGCGCGAaaattttttgttatattttccatgttattacccttccatattggatatatatattgggCAAGTTGTTACAATTATAacgataataatatcagtttaaccattgaaaaacacattgcaaattattcttctttctgtaggtgcccgaaaaattctcagcatattgcacgaatttttacccccaaaaaattgaaaaacacattgcaaatttttcttctttcagtaggtgcccgaaaaattctcagcattttgcccgaattttcacgaaaaattttggttggggggctgcagccccccagccccctgcctcctacgcctatgccttCACAACTGGTTGGTCcatgaaaagaaatttataatCTCACTTTTTTGTTAACAAAAATTTACAAGCAGGCATATTACAGTTTTTTAATTAGTATTCCAATTAATTAGTAAGTAATGCAGATATGTTTATGACAAAAGGAATACATCTCCAAAACCACTTTTCTTTAAACAACCCCTACTTGCACTAAATTCAGAGTAAAAATATTtagtattttgtattatttttgtattttgtattattgCCTAATAAGTAAcaggcctaggcccctaggccGGCCTAGAACTTGAATCAAGGCTGAAGGCTACTACCACTGGATATAGCTTTGCAAATGTCAAACACTTGAtccaaaaaattgtgaaaaaaagtcAAACTCTGTTAAGTATTAAGAATCTATCTTGTACAGACCCATCAGAAACTGTcaagtaaaatatattttgatgttttgctAGTAAATGGAATTGTAACTTGTTACAGATATTTGGTAACATTCCATCGATACTTTACTAATGATGATACTTACTTTGCAATTACCTGCACTGATGAACAATCCAGATGATTCTGGTTATAGGAGGAAACAGCTAAGTTCCATACAAAAGATTCAACATATAGCAATATATAAACTGATGCACTCATAAATGTATAATGAATgtagtagaaaaaaaataattaaatttctgcatatatatatccattttgcAAGTATGTTTGCTCTTGGATAGGCTTAGGATAATTTGTAATGAGTTACAATTAGTGAGTGTGGTCCAATCAGAATTTTGCCCAACACTTCAATCCTACTTTTTTGTGTAATAAGTTATGTATGTGTTGGTCATTTTCTGTCTTAACTATTGATGAATGTAAATCTTTGTACAATAGTAGCTCCAAAATTAAACCATAATGCAATTGACAGATCGCTTTTACAAATTGCTGTAAGACTTAACATCAATGTGCATTGGAATACTTTTAATATCTGGTGCTTAAGACAAACAGTGTAACTACAACATGGCTTCAAGTACGACTTTATAGTATATTAAGAGATTACAAACATTAATGACAGACACACATTAAGTGAAAAATACTCCTGAAAAGTTGAGATAAGGAGATCAGAGATTGGTCAATACCAAACAAGCAACTGTAAATGGATTCATTATATCTTAGGATGTCAGGTCATCTAACCTTAAGCTTACCTTTAGCATGTTTAATAGGCCATTCcccaaatttaatataatttattttccaACATTCCCTTCAGGGACCAGTGTAGATGCAAATCTGACAGCAAAGCAGAGGAGGAGACTCCGCAAGATACTTCGACAGAGGGCTGAGAGAGCTAGTCGTCGCAATGCAGTTAAGGAAGAATGTGTGCAAGATATACCACAGGAACGAGATGATGACAGCCAGGAATCACATCAATCAGCCAGAGTATTGAAAGATGAAAGTTGTGCTAGATCTGATGATACCAAGAAGCCTGATAAGGGAAAAGaaccaaagaaagaaaattcttCACCCACCCAGCAAGAAGACCAGCCCTCTACTAGTAACAGTGCAGTAGGAGGGAAGACAAAAGCTCAGTCTGATCAAGAAAAGTGTAGTACCTCTGATGATGCCAAGAAGGCTGATAAGGGAAAAGGACCAAAGAAAGCAAAGACCTCACCCACCCAGCCAGAAGACCAGCCCTCTACTAGTAACAGTGCAGTAGGAGGGAACACAAAAGCTCAGTCTGATCAAGAAAAGTGTAGTACCTCTGATGATGCCAAGAAGGCTGATAAGGGAAAAGGACCAAAGAAAGCAAAGACCTCACCCACCCAGCAAGAAGACCAGCCCTCTACTAGTAACAGTGCAGTCGGAGGGAACACAGCAGCACAGTCTGATCAAGAAAAGTGTGGTACATCTGATGATGCCAAGAAGGCTGATAAGGGAAAAGGACCAAAGAAAGCAAAGACCTCACCCACCCAGCAAGAAAACCAGCCCTCTACTAGTAATGGTGCAGTAGGAGGGAATACAGCAGCTCAGTCTGATCAAGAAAAGTGTGCTAGATCTGATGAGGCCAAGAAGGCTGATAAGGGAAAAGGACCAAAGAAAGCAAAGACCTCACCCACCCAGCAAGAAAACCAGCCCTCTACTAGTAATGGTGCAGTAGGAGGGAATACAGCAGCTCAGTCTGATCAAGAAAAGTGTGCTAGATCTGATGAGGCCAAGAAGGCTGATAAGGGAAAAGGACCAAAGAAAGCAAAGACCTCACCCACCCAGCAAGAAAACCAGCCCTCTACTAGTAATGGTGCAGTAGGAGGGAGGACAGCAGCTCAGTCTGATCAAGAAAAGTGTGCTAGATCTGATGAGGCCAAGAAGGCTGATAAGGGCAAAGGACCAAAGAAAGCAAAGACCTCATCCACCCAGCCAGAAGACCAGCCCTCTACTAGTAACAGTGCAGTAGGAGGGAATACAGCAGCTCAGTCTGATCAAGAAAAGTGTGGTACTTCTGATGATGCCAAGAAGGCTGATAAGGGAAAAGGACCAAAGAAAGCAAAGACCTCACCCACCCAGCAAGAAGACCAGCCCTCTACTAGTAACAGTGCAGTAGGAGGGAATACAGCAGCTCAGTCTGATCAAGAAAAGTGTGGTACTTCTGATGATGCCAGGAAGGCTGATAAGGGGAAAGGACCAAAGAGAGCAAAAAGTTCACCCAACACCGAGGAAGATGTGGCATGCAAAGCAATGAAGGTAAAGAAAGTGTCTCATCAGTCTGAACAAGTTACTTTTAGTAAGACTGTTGAAGACAGGAAAGCGGACAAAGAAGACAACATGCAAACAGCCAAGAATAAATCTCTTCAAGACCAGTGTTCTGCAAGTAAAGGTGCCAAAGGAGTGAAGAAGGATCATCAGTCTGAGCAAGAAAATTGTGGTAGATCTGACAATGTCAAGAAATCTGACAAGGGAATAGGACCAAAGAAAGCAAAGACCTCACCCACCCAGCAAGAAGACCAGCCCTCTACAAGTAACAGTGCAGTAGGAGGGAATACAGCAGCTCAATTTGAGCAAGAAACTGGCAAGGGAAAAGGACCAAAAAAAGCAAAAAGTTCACCCAACAAGGAGGAAGATGTGGCATGCAAAGCAATGAAGACAAAGAAAGTGTCTCATCAGTCTGAACAAGTTACTTTTAGTAAGACCGATGAAGACAGGAAAGCGGACAATGAAAATGGACGAAAGATAGACAAGAACAGATTGACAAGCACAAGCCACATGACTTCCACCAGTGATGGAAATGATTGTATGAGAATGGTTCCAATTGAAGCAAAGGAAAGCAATGTGACCACCCAATCAAGCACCACTTCCACATGTAACACACCAGTATGTGTTACATCAGAGGGTGCTAAGGAAGacaaggaaaagaaaacaaggaTGAAAAAACAAGAGCCTAAGAAACCAGACTTAACCTTTAGCGACATTGAAGGAGCAGTAGGAGGACAAGAAGAGCCTATGTCTGCGGCAGACAGCAACAATACCTGGAGTGAACTGGTAAGTGAACTTCAGAGATATTGTTGTTTGTATTAATGGCCAGTCAATCAAGTTCTACGAATGGCAAGGTTATGAAGGTTACAATACGGTAGTCATGATTTAATTGTCCATCAGTATCTAAAAATAGTCGGTCAAGATTGTTTAACTTGATTGAATAGTCAAACTATCTTCTTTACAGCAAACAAGACTACATTAGATCAAACACAATGCCTGGACAATGTTTTAGTGGAATGGATCATAGCTTTTCTGATAAgttaatgtttttaatttctttttctttacacAAAGAGAGAGCAAGGTAACTGCACAAATGAGGATAGTGCTGAGTGGACTGTTGTCAAAGGAAGAGCACCAAGATCTGGGACGAAGAATGTAAGTGATTTGATCAATTTATCTGGAAAATATTTGAAGCAAACCCTAGATAGTTGGGGATGTTACCAAATATAGGTTATTCTCCACTACCCCCTAAGTCTTCATGGAGGGTTGCAGGAGCGTTCCAATTGGACAATGACAGCATTCCGGAAACAAAAGACAATAAACAAAATCTGttaaatgaacaaaatgaaaatatattacaatggaATTGTGATGCACCATGGTTTATATGGCAACAGATAAAAAATTCACCAAACAAGTTCAAACTTCCTACATGCAATGGGACTTTCTCTCAgacaatgtcaatatcaacaACAAGTTGAGTACAAGCATCAATAATCACTCTTTGAAACAAATACATAAAGATATGAATATACTATTAAACCATAACACATCCCAACTCAGGGAGATACCTCAACTCAAAGATTCTTGTAGTGCCTCTGACACAAATCATCTCACAGTTCAGTCTGACACAATGTTAGTCAATCTATAAACCCTAATCCTAAACACATCATAAATTTGGATAAACAGTGACTTCCTGTCTAATACCCTCTGAATGAAACACAGTGTTCTCTTAATTAAAAATTGACAAGTAAATCTAGTATGCAAATCAAGATatacataaacaaacatatGGAATAATCCAAAAACATCACTTCACATTCCAAGAACAATATACACTGCCCTGAGTACTTATTGGGTCTCCCTTGACTCCAAGATAATCACAATGGAATGGTGACATCAACATACATGGAAGAATCCCTTTCGACCATGCCCGATTAGCGAAACCCAAATGTGAAAAGCACAAAGAAGTGAGACCACAATAACTAACTCTGCAACACAGTGCTCATGCCAGCTctgaatacaaacaaaatgttaaacgaatatgataaaaaaatacCTCACTAAGTGGAAATACACAATAATGACTGGCAGTGTTCAAATACCACTAGTCCTTCAAGACATGACTAGAAACTCTACAATGTGTGCACCATGTCCCTCTAGCTCTTGAGACTGAACCGGTAAAAACCTGAGGCATCCATGCCTCAGAGAGCACCTCAACTCATTACCCAGTGCATAGAGAAGATAATACAGTATTTGAGTGCTTGACAACtcaaaatctaaaaataaaacaagatacTAGGTGGACAGCCGCCAAAGCCTCCGTCCAGCAGCAAGAACCTACCATGATGAACAGCTGAGAGACTTGTCCAAACCATGTTAACTTCTCACATCAATATAACTACAGACGCATTGCTGAACAATGGGGACCCTTCTAGACAAGCATTGGACTTTCCAAAGTCGTAGACAAGGTTTGCAGGTGCACCGAACAAATACACCCAACATTTCCACtaatataacatatttatgttGATGTTTGTCAGCTGATCGTTGTATTCATTTAACATTTAGCACAGCAATTGGTTATGTTCTATTAAATATACCTACATAAAACATGTTTCCAAAGTGGaacaaaaatgtttgaaatgaatttgtaacttGCATTTATTCAGGCAGAGAAGGAGCAAGGGAATTGTAACAGGAAGAAGGCTGTGTGGACTGTTGCCAAAGGAAAGGCACCAAAATCCGGGACAAGGAATGTAAGTAATTTTAAAGATTTCACTGGAAAGTGtccattttaatgttttgattgTGTTCCCATGAAATGTGACTTCTAAACTTACAGGAAACAGTTGTTTGCAATGCGGAACataaaattttttaattttctttgggGCACTTATTCTCATCTGTCTGTAAGTGTTGGCCGGCTCTAGAGGTCAAGAGGTACTCTGTTGTGTCTCGGGTTCCGAGTGTATTCtattaaacaaacaaatcacCTGAAACTCACGGTGTACAGCTTATAGTGCACTTACACATAACACGGTTTAAACCAGTGCATAACAGACGAGATGGAGTTcttcatatttaaattaaagagAATATGGAGGGTGCATAGAAAATAGTCAAGATGCAAGTAACACTTTTACAGTTACAGGGTATAGTCATGTAATCaacatttaacattttacatgtagaTGCAGAAAGAGCAGGAGAACGGCAACAAGAAAAAGGAGGCCGGCTCTCGGTGGACTGCTGGGAAAGGAAAAGCACCAAGAACCGAGGCAAAGAATGTAAGTAGCTTTCATATGGAGAGTGGAGAGTAGGCCATGTATTGCCATCATTAGTCTACAGTTATTAATAGCATACAGTTTAAGCTGGATTATCCGGACATGTCCAAACAGACATGGTCCAGTTATGAAAAGAACCTATATCATAAAGTTTTGCAATACGTTAGCTTAGTTTGACATTATTACTGTCGTTCAGTACACAACTACTTTGTTTGAAATGAGATAAAGAACAGTTCAAAAGGTGCATTGTATTTGGGATACATATCTTTGCTAATGGAAAAATTGAAGTTATGAACTGTAGGGAAGATATATGCACAGTTGTCAACAATTTTTAGCATATCAATAGTTTGATTTTGGATCTGGATAAATAAGGAtccagaaaaaaagagagatctGGATAAATCAGGCTAAGCTGTAATCATAAATGGTGGAAAAACTTGTGTCTGTTAAAAaagtctttttttatttatcgtCACAAAAATGAAGCAAGATAATTTGAACTGATGTCATTACATAGAAACCTACTTTGATCAGTAAACTGTTGAATTGGCAGGAGAATAGGGATAAAAATATCTCTTACCTTTAAATGCAGATCTCCAACGACCAAAGTTATATTATTAGAGGGAGATTACAATTTGATGAtacatttaatttatcattGACAGCCAATCAAGAATGCATAACATGAACCTTTGCTGTAAAGAGTGTTCATAGAGTTAGAATGGAAATTTGATTTGTATTTACATCTATATTTCAGGTGCCTAGTAATGCCTCAACTAAGCATACATCCCAAGCTAACAGACCCAAACCACAAAACCAGCCAAGATCAAAACAACAGCAGGGACAAAGGACTGGAAAGAGAAGAAACAGAGGCAATAAAGTAAGAATTAAATTAGGCTATACAGGTGTTCAGTTCTAACTCAATAATTCTGACTGACACAGAGAGCTTTTTTGAAGTATTTATCAAAGCAAAATTACTGAGGAGTTTGCAAGATGATTAAAATGAGAACCAATCGGTAAGTTTGTGTAGATACCTGTTTGAttaataaccccccccccccaccttaatCGAACCAGGTAATGGAGAATGTGGAAAATAGAGTGATATCAAAACCTTCTGAATCAAGACAGATCACATGAGATAGCCATGGGGATCATGTTGGGTAAACAAGATCACAGGGATTTAAATCTATCGAATTACAATTCTTTATTTGTGCAAATTTCTCTCATATCAACAATTGTCTTCACTCGTTCATCCACTTTTGATGAATCCATTGAC from Apostichopus japonicus isolate 1M-3 chromosome 2, ASM3797524v1, whole genome shotgun sequence harbors:
- the LOC139977194 gene encoding uncharacterized protein translates to MIVTALCILQGATYLVQEVLQSHELVDEGTSVDANLTAKQRRRLRKILRQRAERASRRNAVKEECVQDIPQERDDDSQESHQSARVLKDESCARSDDTKKPDKGKEPKKENSSPTQQEDQPSTSNSAVGGKTKAQSDQEKCSTSDDAKKADKGKGPKKAKTSPTQPEDQPSTSNSAVGGNTKAQSDQEKCSTSDDAKKADKGKGPKKAKTSPTQQEDQPSTSNSAVGGNTAAQSDQEKCGTSDDAKKADKGKGPKKAKTSPTQQENQPSTSNGAVGGNTAAQSDQEKCARSDEAKKADKGKGPKKAKTSPTQQENQPSTSNGAVGGNTAAQSDQEKCARSDEAKKADKGKGPKKAKTSPTQQENQPSTSNGAVGGRTAAQSDQEKCARSDEAKKADKGKGPKKAKTSSTQPEDQPSTSNSAVGGNTAAQSDQEKCGTSDDAKKADKGKGPKKAKTSPTQQEDQPSTSNSAVGGNTAAQSDQEKCGTSDDARKADKGKGPKRAKSSPNTEEDVACKAMKVKKVSHQSEQVTFSKTVEDRKADKEDNMQTAKNKSLQDQCSASKGAKGVKKDHQSEQENCGRSDNVKKSDKGIGPKKAKTSPTQQEDQPSTSNSAVGGNTAAQFEQETGKGKGPKKAKSSPNKEEDVACKAMKTKKVSHQSEQVTFSKTDEDRKADNENGRKIDKNRLTSTSHMTSTSDGNDCMRMVPIEAKESNVTTQSSTTSTCNTPVCVTSEGAKEDKEKKTRMKKQEPKKPDLTFSDIEGAVGGQEEPMSAADSNNTWSELREQGNCTNEDSAEWTVVKGRAPRSGTKNAEKEQGNCNRKKAVWTVAKGKAPKSGTRNMQKEQENGNKKKEAGSRWTAGKGKAPRTEAKNVPSNASTKHTSQANRPKPQNQPRSKQQQGQRTGKRRNRGNKNKQPFQAKSDVAKSSPQPTPVLDEVAQAAQATTPKEPTEKPTTLWSMIVRSQPPTTTQTQTTTSPSKAEASGKTSEKTRTEQEKAEPAEEAPWAVPVKYKKCLNNKRKGNPNVRQTQNTENARSNAKEEPMCQTEPETKTNSDSDD